A genomic stretch from Streptomyces venezuelae ATCC 10712 includes:
- a CDS encoding putative bifunctional diguanylate cyclase/phosphodiesterase: protein MTAPGAVLARRTVGGAGGDPGHPDPERPGIGSVLSQIALGLICAGYTTGASLGWGSPELALFMGDFGLSAAALTAAVSCFLYGRAHRGSARPAWLLFAFSSFMASAGNAVWGWYEVVLRTEVPDSSVADLFFLLFAPPAIVGLLVLAKKPVTRAGWVCLALDAWLIGGSLLTLSWSLALARTAHFQNEPVAQAALSLAYPLLDIVLVSMVLVLHFRRSQANRSATNTAIAALALTVLCDALFTSPLLRENYASGQLLDAGWFAGSLLLAYAPWGARRLPDTAATARGPWLHSRPVAGSLAALTPYLAAAVCTLGILYNVVEGRRVDRVVVLTGCTVVLALVVRQGIMLLDNIALTHELAHKENHFRSLVQGSSDVIMIAAPTGVLRYVSPAASGVYGRDAEDLIGSELASLIHPEDLGAVVHEVRRFLAVSPAEEPTTRIECRFRSGRGDWLNVESTVNRHQGGLIFNSRDVTERVRLQAQLQHNAEHDPLTDLPNRALFTRRVRQALSGRRASDPGTAVLFIDLDGFKGVNDRHGHQAGDDLLVQAARRLQDSVRAGDTAARLGGDEFAALILGDGGRDQAARRNQVQEIADRLRLTLSRPYRVDGGTEVRVAASIGVAFAEPGIGAGDLLRNADLAMYRAKAAGKDRVELYAPQMQAEVVRRTELAARLRTALHDGEFALLHQPVVDLATGRISAVSAQARWRSAQGILFTPAEYLRVTDDGERTAELGRWLLDEAVEQAAERARIGHRTPVAIRLSARRLLDRSLPLGSVESLLTRHGLPSGSLIVELADSDPRIPLDELEQRLVTLRRLGVRIALDGFGSGHVAINALRRLPVDILKLDRGLVEGVVESARLRKITRGVLRIAGELGMETIAEGADVPEQVVALRAMGCTHAQGMAFAGPLDEYRLRRALVRDEYPLPGAVPVRVGNRLPFGSNNETPVPPT from the coding sequence GTGACCGCCCCCGGGGCCGTCCTCGCACGCCGTACCGTCGGCGGCGCGGGAGGCGACCCCGGCCACCCGGACCCCGAGCGCCCCGGCATCGGCTCGGTCCTCTCCCAGATCGCCCTCGGGCTGATCTGCGCGGGCTACACGACCGGCGCCTCGCTCGGCTGGGGGTCGCCGGAACTCGCCCTCTTCATGGGCGACTTCGGGCTCAGCGCCGCCGCCCTCACCGCCGCGGTGTCCTGCTTCCTCTACGGCCGGGCCCACCGCGGCAGCGCCCGCCCCGCCTGGCTGCTCTTCGCCTTCTCCTCGTTCATGGCCTCCGCCGGCAACGCCGTCTGGGGGTGGTACGAGGTCGTGCTCCGCACGGAGGTGCCGGACTCCTCCGTCGCCGACCTCTTCTTCCTGCTCTTCGCACCGCCGGCCATCGTCGGCCTCCTCGTCCTGGCCAAGAAACCCGTCACCCGGGCCGGCTGGGTGTGCCTGGCGCTCGACGCCTGGCTCATCGGGGGCTCGCTCCTCACGCTCTCCTGGAGCCTCGCCCTCGCCCGTACCGCTCACTTCCAGAACGAGCCGGTCGCCCAGGCGGCACTGTCCCTCGCGTATCCGCTGCTCGACATCGTCCTCGTGAGCATGGTCCTGGTGCTGCACTTCCGGCGCTCGCAGGCGAACCGCTCGGCGACCAACACCGCGATCGCCGCCCTCGCCCTGACCGTCCTGTGCGACGCCCTGTTCACCTCGCCGCTCCTCCGCGAGAACTACGCCTCCGGCCAGCTGCTCGACGCCGGCTGGTTCGCCGGCTCCCTGCTGCTGGCCTACGCGCCCTGGGGCGCGCGCCGGCTCCCGGACACCGCCGCCACCGCGCGCGGACCGTGGCTGCACAGCCGCCCGGTCGCAGGCTCGCTGGCCGCCCTCACCCCGTACCTCGCCGCCGCCGTCTGCACCCTGGGCATCCTGTACAACGTCGTCGAGGGACGGCGGGTCGACCGGGTCGTCGTCCTCACCGGCTGCACGGTGGTCCTCGCCCTCGTCGTACGGCAGGGCATCATGCTGCTCGACAACATCGCGCTGACCCATGAACTGGCCCATAAGGAGAACCACTTCAGGTCACTCGTGCAGGGGTCGAGCGACGTCATCATGATCGCCGCTCCCACCGGCGTGCTCCGTTACGTCAGCCCGGCCGCCTCCGGGGTGTACGGACGGGACGCCGAGGACCTGATCGGCTCCGAACTGGCCTCGCTCATCCATCCCGAGGACCTCGGCGCCGTCGTCCACGAGGTACGGCGCTTCCTGGCCGTCTCGCCCGCCGAGGAGCCCACCACCCGGATCGAGTGCCGCTTCCGCTCGGGCCGCGGCGACTGGCTCAACGTCGAGTCCACCGTCAACCGGCACCAGGGCGGCCTGATCTTCAACAGCCGCGACGTCACCGAACGGGTCCGTCTCCAGGCCCAGTTGCAGCACAACGCCGAGCACGACCCGCTCACCGACCTGCCCAACCGGGCCCTGTTCACCCGGCGGGTCCGGCAGGCGCTCAGCGGCCGCCGCGCCTCCGACCCCGGCACCGCCGTGCTCTTCATCGACCTCGACGGCTTCAAGGGCGTCAACGACCGGCACGGCCACCAGGCCGGCGACGACCTCCTCGTCCAGGCCGCCCGGCGGCTCCAGGACTCCGTACGGGCCGGGGACACGGCCGCCCGGCTCGGCGGCGACGAGTTCGCCGCCCTCATCCTGGGCGACGGCGGACGCGACCAGGCCGCCCGCCGCAACCAGGTCCAGGAGATCGCCGACCGGCTCAGGCTCACCCTGTCCAGGCCCTACCGCGTCGACGGCGGCACCGAGGTCCGGGTCGCCGCCTCCATCGGCGTCGCCTTCGCGGAGCCCGGCATCGGGGCCGGCGACCTCCTGCGCAACGCGGACCTCGCGATGTACCGGGCCAAGGCGGCCGGCAAGGACCGCGTCGAGCTCTACGCGCCCCAGATGCAGGCCGAGGTGGTCCGCCGGACGGAACTCGCCGCCCGGCTGCGCACCGCCCTCCACGACGGCGAGTTCGCGCTGCTCCACCAGCCGGTCGTCGACCTGGCCACCGGCCGGATCTCCGCCGTCAGCGCCCAGGCCCGCTGGCGCTCCGCCCAGGGCATCCTCTTCACCCCCGCCGAGTACCTCCGGGTCACCGACGACGGCGAGCGCACCGCCGAGCTCGGTCGCTGGCTGCTCGACGAGGCGGTCGAGCAGGCCGCCGAGCGGGCCCGGATCGGCCATCGCACGCCGGTGGCCATCCGGCTCTCGGCCCGCCGCCTCCTGGACCGCTCGCTGCCGCTCGGCTCGGTCGAGTCGCTGCTCACCCGGCACGGGCTGCCGTCCGGCTCGCTGATCGTCGAGCTCGCCGACAGCGACCCCCGGATCCCGCTCGACGAGCTGGAGCAGCGCCTGGTCACCCTGCGCCGGCTCGGGGTGCGGATCGCGCTCGACGGATTCGGCAGCGGACATGTGGCGATCAACGCCCTGCGGAGGCTTCCCGTCGACATACTGAAGCTGGACCGGGGGCTCGTCGAGGGCGTGGTCGAGTCGGCCCGGCTGCGCAAGATCACCCGCGGGGTGCTCCGTATCGCCGGTGAGCTCGGGATGGAGACGATCGCCGAGGGCGCGGACGTGCCGGAGCAGGTGGTCGCCCTGCGGGCGATGGGCTGCACCCACGCCCAGGGCATGGCCTTCGCGGGGCCGCTGGACGAGTACCGGCTGCGCAGGGCCCTGGTGCGGGACGAGTACCCGCTGCCCGGCGCGGTCCCCGTACGGGTCGGGAACCGTCTCCCGTTCGGCTCAAATAATGAGACGCCTGTCCCACCCACTTGA
- a CDS encoding acetolactate synthase large subunit, translating to MLMTEQATGHHPQPRPRNGAQPATTVEHVTGAQSLIRSLEEVGADTVFGIPGGAILPAYDPMMDSQRVRHILVRHEQGAGHAATGYAQATGKVGVCMATSGPGATNLVTPIADAHMDSVPLVAITGQVASKAIGTDAFQEADICGITMPITKHNFLVTKAEDIPRTIAEAFHIASTGRPGPVLVDISKDALQAKTTFSWPPTTDLPGYRPVTKPHAKQIREAAKLISAAKRPVLYVGGGVIKAGATAELRILAELTGAPVTTTLMALGAFPDSHPLHVGMPGMHGAVTAVTALQKADLIVALGARFDDRVTGKLDSFAPYAKIVHADIDPAEIGKNRAADVPIVGDAREVIADLVQAVQAEHSEGNKGDYSAWWSDLSRWRETYPLGYDLPEDGSLSPQQVIQRIGQLAPDDTIFAAGVGQHQMWAAHFIDYERPATWLNSGGLGTMGYAVPAAMGAKAGQPDRPVWAIDGDGCFQMTNQELTTCALNNIPIKVAIINNGALGMVRQWQTLFYNQRYSNTVLHSGPDDIQANKGTRVPDFVKLSEAMGCVALRCEDPADLDKVIAEANAINDRPVVVDFIVHEDAQVWPMVAAGTSNDEVMAARGVRPDFGDGEDD from the coding sequence ATGCTGATGACCGAGCAGGCCACCGGGCACCATCCGCAGCCGCGGCCCCGTAACGGCGCGCAGCCCGCCACCACCGTCGAGCACGTCACGGGTGCGCAGTCCCTCATCCGTTCTCTCGAGGAAGTGGGCGCCGACACCGTCTTCGGCATCCCCGGTGGCGCGATCCTCCCCGCCTACGACCCGATGATGGACTCGCAGAGGGTCCGCCACATCCTGGTCCGCCACGAGCAGGGCGCGGGCCACGCGGCCACCGGCTACGCCCAGGCGACCGGCAAGGTCGGCGTCTGCATGGCCACCTCAGGACCCGGTGCGACCAACCTCGTCACCCCGATCGCCGACGCCCACATGGACTCGGTCCCGCTCGTCGCGATCACCGGCCAGGTCGCCTCGAAGGCGATCGGCACGGACGCCTTCCAGGAGGCGGACATCTGCGGCATCACGATGCCGATCACCAAGCACAACTTCCTGGTCACCAAGGCCGAGGACATCCCCCGGACGATCGCCGAGGCCTTCCACATCGCCTCCACCGGCCGCCCCGGCCCGGTCCTGGTCGACATCTCCAAGGACGCCCTGCAGGCGAAGACCACCTTCAGCTGGCCGCCGACGACCGACCTGCCCGGCTACCGCCCGGTGACCAAGCCGCACGCCAAGCAGATCCGCGAGGCCGCCAAGCTGATCAGCGCGGCGAAGCGCCCCGTGCTCTACGTCGGCGGCGGTGTCATCAAGGCCGGCGCGACGGCCGAGCTGCGGATCCTCGCCGAGCTCACCGGCGCCCCCGTCACCACCACCCTGATGGCCCTCGGCGCCTTCCCCGACAGCCACCCGCTGCACGTCGGCATGCCCGGCATGCACGGCGCGGTCACCGCCGTCACCGCGCTGCAGAAGGCCGACCTGATCGTCGCCCTGGGCGCCCGCTTCGACGACCGCGTCACCGGCAAGCTCGACAGCTTCGCCCCGTACGCCAAGATCGTCCACGCGGACATCGACCCGGCCGAGATCGGCAAGAACCGCGCCGCCGACGTCCCGATCGTCGGTGACGCCCGCGAGGTCATCGCCGATCTGGTCCAGGCCGTCCAGGCCGAGCACAGCGAGGGCAACAAGGGCGACTACAGCGCCTGGTGGAGCGACCTGAGCCGCTGGCGCGAGACCTACCCGCTCGGCTACGACCTGCCGGAGGACGGCAGCCTCTCGCCGCAGCAGGTCATCCAGCGGATCGGCCAGCTCGCCCCCGACGACACGATCTTCGCCGCGGGCGTCGGCCAGCACCAGATGTGGGCCGCCCACTTCATCGACTACGAGCGGCCGGCCACCTGGCTGAACTCCGGCGGCCTCGGCACGATGGGGTACGCGGTCCCCGCCGCGATGGGCGCCAAGGCCGGCCAGCCGGACCGCCCGGTCTGGGCGATCGACGGCGACGGCTGCTTCCAGATGACCAATCAGGAGCTCACCACCTGCGCCCTGAACAACATCCCGATCAAGGTCGCCATCATCAACAACGGCGCCCTCGGGATGGTCCGCCAGTGGCAGACCCTCTTCTACAACCAGCGCTACTCCAACACCGTCCTGCACTCCGGCCCGGACGACATCCAGGCGAACAAGGGCACGCGCGTCCCCGACTTCGTCAAGCTCTCCGAGGCCATGGGCTGTGTCGCCCTGCGCTGTGAGGACCCGGCCGACCTGGACAAGGTCATCGCCGAGGCCAACGCGATCAACGACCGTCCGGTCGTGGTCGACTTCATCGTCCACGAGGACGCCCAGGTGTGGCCGATGGTCGCCGCCGGCACCTCGAACGACGAGGTCATGGCCGCCCGGGGCGTCCGCCCCGACTTCGGCGACGGCGAAGACGACTGA
- the ilvN gene encoding acetolactate synthase small subunit, with translation MSTKHTLSVLVENTPGILARIAALFSRRGFNIDSLAVGVTEHPDISRITIVVNVEDLPLEQVTKQLNKLVNVLKIVELEPSAAIQRELVLVKVRADNETRSQIVEIVQLFRAKTVDVSPEAVTIEATGSSDKLEAMLKMLEQFGIKELVQSGTIAIGRGSRSITDRSLRALDRSA, from the coding sequence ATGTCCACCAAGCACACGCTCTCCGTTCTCGTCGAGAACACGCCCGGCATCCTCGCCCGGATCGCCGCCCTGTTCTCGCGCCGCGGCTTCAACATCGACTCCCTCGCCGTCGGTGTCACCGAGCACCCCGACATCTCCCGCATCACCATCGTGGTCAATGTCGAGGACCTGCCCCTGGAGCAGGTGACCAAGCAGCTCAACAAGCTGGTCAACGTCCTGAAGATCGTCGAACTCGAGCCCAGCGCTGCGATCCAGCGCGAGCTCGTCCTGGTGAAGGTCCGCGCCGACAACGAGACCCGCTCCCAGATCGTCGAGATCGTGCAGCTGTTCCGCGCCAAGACCGTGGACGTCTCGCCCGAGGCGGTCACCATCGAGGCCACCGGTTCGAGTGACAAGCTCGAAGCGATGCTCAAGATGCTGGAGCAGTTCGGCATCAAGGAGCTCGTGCAGTCCGGCACGATCGCCATAGGGCGTGGCTCCCGGTCCATCACGGACCGGTCCCTGCGGGCCCTCGACCGCAGCGCCTGA
- the ilvC gene encoding ketol-acid reductoisomerase: MAELFYDDDADLSIIQGRKVAVIGYGSQGHAHALSLRDSGVDVRVGLQEGSKSKAKAEEQGLRVVSVAEAAAEADLIMILTPDPIQAQVYEESIKDNLKEGDALFFGHGLNVRYGFIKVPEGVDVALVAPKGPGHLVRRQYEEGRGVPCIAAVEQDATGNAFALALSYAKGIGGTRAGVIKTTFTEETETDLFGEQAVLCGGTAALVKAGFETLTEAGYQPEIAYFECLHELKLIVDLMYEGGLEKMRWSVSETAEWGDYVTGPRIITDATKAEMKKVLAEIQDGTFAKEWMAEYHGGLKKYNEYKTQDANHLLETTGKELRKLMSWVNDEEA; this comes from the coding sequence GTGGCCGAGCTGTTCTACGACGACGACGCCGACCTGTCCATCATCCAGGGCCGTAAGGTCGCGGTGATCGGTTACGGCAGCCAGGGCCACGCCCACGCGCTGTCGCTCCGTGACTCCGGTGTCGACGTCCGCGTCGGTCTGCAGGAGGGCTCGAAGTCCAAGGCCAAGGCCGAGGAGCAGGGCCTGCGCGTCGTCTCCGTCGCCGAGGCGGCGGCCGAGGCCGACCTCATCATGATCCTCACCCCGGACCCGATCCAGGCCCAGGTCTACGAGGAGTCCATCAAGGACAACCTGAAGGAGGGCGACGCGCTCTTCTTCGGCCACGGCCTGAACGTCCGTTACGGCTTCATCAAGGTGCCCGAGGGCGTCGACGTCGCCCTGGTCGCCCCGAAGGGCCCGGGCCACCTGGTCCGCCGTCAGTACGAGGAGGGCCGCGGCGTCCCGTGCATCGCGGCCGTCGAGCAGGACGCGACCGGCAACGCCTTCGCGCTGGCGCTCTCGTACGCCAAGGGCATCGGCGGCACCCGCGCCGGCGTCATCAAGACGACCTTCACCGAGGAGACCGAGACCGACCTGTTCGGTGAGCAGGCCGTCCTCTGCGGTGGCACCGCGGCGCTGGTCAAGGCGGGCTTCGAGACCCTGACCGAGGCCGGATACCAGCCGGAGATCGCGTACTTCGAGTGCCTCCACGAGCTGAAGCTCATCGTCGACCTCATGTACGAGGGCGGCCTGGAGAAGATGCGCTGGTCGGTCTCCGAGACCGCCGAGTGGGGCGACTACGTCACGGGCCCGCGGATCATCACCGACGCCACCAAGGCCGAGATGAAGAAGGTCCTCGCGGAGATCCAGGACGGCACCTTCGCCAAGGAGTGGATGGCCGAGTACCACGGCGGCCTGAAGAAGTACAACGAGTACAAGACCCAGGACGCCAACCACCTCCTGGAGACCACCGGCAAGGAGCTGCGCAAGCTCATGAGCTGGGTCAACGACGAGGAGGCGTAA
- the serA gene encoding phosphoglycerate dehydrogenase, with protein MSSKPVVLIAEELSPATVDALGPDFEIRHCNGADRAELLPAIADVDAILVRSATKVDAEAIAAAEKLRVVARAGVGLDNVDVSAATKAGVMVVNAPTSNIVTAAELACGLLVATARNIPQANTALKNGEWKRSKYTGVELSEKTLGVVGLGRIGVLVAQRMSAFGMKIVAYDPYVQPARAAQMGVKLLALDELLEVADFITVHLPKTPETLGLIGDEALHKVKPSVRIVNAARGGIVDEAALYTALKEGRVAGAGLDVYAKEPCTDSPLFELDQVVCTPHLGASTDEAQEKAGIAVARSVRLALAGELVPDAVNVQGGVIAEDVKPGLPLAEKLGRIFTALAGEVAARLDVEVYGEITQHDVKVLELSALKGVFEDVVDETVSYVNAPLFAQERGVEVRLTTSSESPDHRNVVTVRGTLANGEEVAVSGTLAGPKHLQKIVAVGDYDVDLALADHMVVLRYEDRPGVVGTVGRILGEAGLNIAGMQVSRAEEGGEALVVLTVDDTLPAPVLAEIAAEIGATSARSVNLI; from the coding sequence GTGAGCTCGAAACCCGTCGTACTCATCGCTGAAGAGCTGTCGCCCGCCACCGTCGACGCCCTGGGCCCGGACTTCGAGATCCGGCACTGCAACGGCGCGGACCGCGCCGAACTGCTGCCCGCCATCGCCGACGTGGACGCGATCCTGGTCCGGTCCGCGACCAAGGTCGACGCCGAGGCCATCGCCGCCGCCGAGAAGCTGCGGGTCGTCGCCCGCGCCGGTGTCGGCCTGGACAACGTGGACGTCTCCGCCGCCACCAAGGCCGGCGTGATGGTCGTCAACGCCCCGACCTCCAACATCGTGACGGCGGCCGAGCTCGCCTGCGGTCTGCTCGTCGCCACCGCGCGCAACATCCCGCAGGCCAACACCGCGCTGAAGAACGGCGAGTGGAAGCGCTCCAAGTACACCGGCGTCGAGCTGAGCGAGAAGACCCTCGGCGTCGTCGGCCTCGGCCGCATCGGTGTCCTGGTCGCCCAGCGCATGTCGGCCTTCGGCATGAAGATCGTCGCGTACGACCCCTACGTGCAGCCCGCCCGCGCCGCCCAGATGGGGGTGAAGCTGCTGGCCCTGGACGAGCTCCTGGAGGTCGCCGACTTCATCACCGTCCACCTGCCGAAGACCCCGGAGACCCTCGGTCTCATCGGTGACGAGGCGCTGCACAAGGTCAAGCCCTCGGTCCGCATCGTCAACGCCGCGCGCGGCGGGATCGTGGACGAGGCCGCGCTGTACACGGCGCTCAAGGAGGGCCGGGTCGCCGGCGCCGGCCTCGACGTGTACGCGAAGGAGCCCTGCACGGACTCCCCGCTCTTCGAGCTCGACCAGGTCGTCTGCACCCCGCACCTCGGCGCCTCGACGGACGAGGCCCAGGAGAAGGCGGGCATCGCCGTCGCCCGCTCGGTGCGCCTGGCGCTCGCCGGCGAGCTGGTCCCGGACGCGGTCAACGTCCAGGGCGGTGTCATCGCCGAGGACGTGAAGCCGGGTCTGCCGCTCGCCGAGAAGCTCGGCCGGATCTTCACCGCGCTCGCGGGCGAGGTCGCGGCCCGGCTCGACGTCGAGGTGTACGGCGAGATCACCCAGCACGACGTGAAGGTGCTCGAACTCTCCGCGCTCAAGGGCGTGTTCGAGGACGTGGTCGACGAGACCGTGTCGTACGTCAACGCCCCGCTGTTCGCGCAGGAGCGCGGTGTCGAGGTGCGGCTGACCACGAGCTCCGAGTCGCCCGACCACCGCAACGTGGTCACCGTGCGCGGCACCCTGGCGAACGGCGAGGAGGTCGCGGTCTCCGGCACGCTGGCCGGCCCCAAGCACCTCCAGAAGATCGTCGCGGTCGGCGACTACGACGTGGACCTGGCGCTCGCCGACCACATGGTCGTGCTGCGCTACGAGGACCGCCCGGGTGTCGTCGGCACGGTCGGCCGGATCCTCGGCGAGGCCGGTCTGAACATCGCCGGCATGCAGGTGTCCCGCGCGGAGGAGGGCGGCGAGGCGCTCGTCGTGCTCACCGTGGACGACACGCTCCCGGCGCCGGTGCTCGCGGAGATCGCGGCGGAGATCGGCGCCACCTCGGCCCGCTCGGTCAACCTGATCTGA
- a CDS encoding TetR/AcrR family transcriptional regulator, with amino-acid sequence MGHKEDLLEGAKRCLLEKGYGRTTARDIVAASGTNLASIGYHYGSKDALLQQAFLALTEEWGEAVGPAGSGEEKQELPADPYQRFHAVWQQVIGAAEASRPVWKLQTEVVTRLDDDEKLREAIKEPQREGRLGMAEGMLGIDPEAEPEKARVAGLLCQALAAGVMIQWMVDPETAPSADDLTEGLKVLMGE; translated from the coding sequence ATGGGACACAAGGAAGACCTGCTCGAAGGCGCCAAGCGCTGCCTCCTGGAGAAGGGGTACGGCCGGACCACGGCCCGCGACATCGTCGCCGCCTCCGGCACCAACCTCGCCTCCATCGGCTACCACTACGGCTCCAAGGACGCCCTGCTCCAGCAGGCCTTCCTGGCCCTCACCGAGGAGTGGGGCGAGGCCGTCGGCCCGGCCGGCTCCGGCGAGGAGAAGCAGGAGCTGCCGGCCGACCCGTACCAGCGCTTCCACGCCGTCTGGCAGCAGGTCATCGGCGCGGCCGAGGCCAGCCGGCCCGTCTGGAAGCTGCAGACGGAGGTCGTCACCCGGCTCGACGACGACGAGAAGCTCCGCGAGGCCATCAAGGAGCCCCAGCGCGAGGGCCGGCTCGGCATGGCCGAGGGGATGCTCGGCATCGACCCGGAGGCGGAGCCGGAGAAGGCCCGGGTCGCCGGACTGCTCTGCCAGGCCCTGGCCGCCGGGGTGATGATCCAGTGGATGGTCGACCCGGAGACGGCACCGAGCGCCGACGACCTCACCGAGGGGCTCAAGGTCCTGATGGGGGAGTGA
- a CDS encoding DUF1266 domain-containing protein produces MNPRRKPAPQGAPWTPPSETEQLLHEAGLRGDFAEQIRVLADAELFIGALKSDVDARPDNVYWPPQQLPKGLVARALLTRGMLPPWHPEWVFHAVTLRWVAEFGWSDHRLLLAVNSGTPAQLLLPTTPEHRAGWLRAYAERERGSGDRLVALRHGPLHGPLAFGLACGGHLAFGNGVPWNDVGSVYMGYTHELDTLREGWGVTDRAGWRKQLDALLDGRNSPPEPDFALRVREELRLARGAVPSPDEWRETAAGHAQDLGAGPAAVRHIEELVRRIVRYEARFRAEGLLPPEGRVRRTVAYDYGRAVNLTRWGLSARFCAPPEAEQAIVHAGALARSAYGSWEEYSAGYALGRVLRFDGEEYGRFHEQNVAAHRALTAHEGSPWRNIPWR; encoded by the coding sequence CGGAGCAGATCCGTGTCCTCGCGGACGCCGAGCTGTTCATCGGCGCCCTCAAGTCCGACGTGGACGCCCGCCCGGACAACGTCTACTGGCCGCCCCAGCAGCTGCCGAAGGGGCTCGTCGCGCGGGCGCTCCTCACCCGCGGGATGCTGCCGCCCTGGCATCCGGAGTGGGTGTTCCACGCGGTCACCCTCCGCTGGGTCGCCGAGTTCGGCTGGTCCGACCACCGTCTCCTCCTCGCGGTCAACAGCGGCACGCCCGCGCAGCTGCTGCTGCCCACCACGCCCGAGCACCGCGCGGGATGGCTGCGCGCGTACGCGGAGCGGGAGCGGGGGTCGGGCGACCGGCTGGTGGCGCTGCGCCACGGGCCGCTGCACGGGCCGCTCGCCTTCGGCCTCGCCTGCGGCGGTCATCTGGCCTTCGGCAACGGCGTCCCCTGGAACGACGTCGGCTCCGTCTACATGGGCTACACCCACGAGCTCGACACCCTCCGCGAAGGCTGGGGCGTCACCGACCGGGCCGGCTGGCGCAAGCAGCTCGACGCGCTCCTCGACGGGCGCAACAGCCCGCCCGAGCCGGACTTCGCCCTCCGGGTCCGTGAGGAGCTGCGTCTCGCGCGCGGTGCGGTGCCCTCGCCCGACGAGTGGCGCGAGACGGCCGCGGGACACGCCCAGGACCTGGGCGCGGGCCCGGCGGCGGTGCGGCACATCGAGGAGCTCGTACGCCGCATCGTGCGCTACGAGGCCCGGTTCCGGGCCGAGGGGCTGCTGCCGCCGGAGGGCCGGGTGCGCAGGACGGTCGCGTACGACTACGGGCGGGCGGTGAACCTCACCCGCTGGGGCCTGTCGGCCCGCTTCTGCGCGCCCCCCGAGGCGGAACAGGCGATCGTGCACGCGGGGGCGCTGGCCCGGTCGGCGTACGGGTCGTGGGAGGAGTACTCGGCGGGGTACGCGCTGGGTCGGGTGCTGCGGTTCGACGGGGAGGAGTACGGCCGGTTCCACGAGCAGAACGTGGCCGCCCACCGCGCCCTGACGGCGCACGAGGGCAGCCCCTGGCGCAACATCCCGTGGCGCTGA